One genomic window of Cyanobacteria bacterium FACHB-DQ100 includes the following:
- a CDS encoding DUF3120 domain-containing protein, producing MLTYPPHSKTTYSPEAEVIAVSESSFVECSAPPRGLLIFGASVFLVSVPVFFEAPLVRSLPLLCLMLTSVWVWLSIALSAKPHTKHWGELLTGFTWTWLAGSLYWGWMRWEPTLHLPIEAIGLPIAIWGLRQNWCKLGNFFYLGSLFGTALTDLYFYLTDLIPYWRKLMQVEPDAVQPVFQQALIQMYTPSGIFWVIVLAASLLIVGMASLRMKTAPWIAFGGAVLSTILVDSLFWVAATLA from the coding sequence TTGCTTACCTATCCGCCCCATTCCAAAACCACCTACTCTCCAGAGGCTGAAGTGATTGCGGTTTCTGAATCTTCTTTCGTTGAGTGCTCTGCTCCCCCCCGTGGGCTTCTCATTTTCGGTGCATCGGTCTTTTTAGTTTCGGTTCCCGTTTTTTTTGAAGCTCCCCTTGTACGATCGCTCCCTCTCCTCTGCCTGATGCTAACTTCAGTCTGGGTTTGGCTCTCGATCGCACTTTCCGCAAAACCTCACACAAAGCACTGGGGCGAACTCCTCACAGGATTTACCTGGACTTGGTTGGCTGGATCGCTCTACTGGGGCTGGATGCGCTGGGAACCGACGCTGCACCTTCCGATCGAAGCGATTGGATTACCGATCGCGATTTGGGGTCTCAGACAAAATTGGTGCAAGCTGGGAAACTTCTTCTACTTAGGCTCGCTGTTTGGGACTGCACTCACCGATCTTTACTTTTATCTTACGGATCTAATTCCCTACTGGCGCAAACTCATGCAGGTTGAACCCGATGCCGTTCAGCCTGTCTTTCAGCAAGCTCTGATTCAGATGTACACACCGTCGGGTATCTTCTGGGTGATTGTACTAGCAGCTTCATTACTCATTGTTGGTATGGCTTCGCTACGAATGAAAACAGCACCTTGGATTGCGTTTGGTGGCGCGGTGCTGAGTACAATCTTGGTTGACAGCTTATTTTGGGTTGCAGCGACCCTGGCATAG
- a CDS encoding TIGR03279 family radical SAM protein, with protein MSELSIRPALITRVLSGSIAEEIGFEAGDRVVSINGEKPRDLIDYQFLCADEFIELEVLDQKGKTHHIEIEKDYDEDLGLEFDTALFDGLMQCTNRCPFCFIDQQPPGKRESLYFKDDDYRLSFLYGSYLTLTNLTQREWSRIERMRLSPLYVSVHATEPEVRIRLLKNLRAGQILEQLHWFQERLLQVHAQVVLCPGINDGEHLTRTIEDLAQFHKEEIPAVASIAVVPVGLTRFRPTEDELIPVSPEKAREVIAQVQALQARFRKEYGATIVWLADEWFLIAGMDLPPEADYGDYPQIGNGVGSIRLFLKEFETAAKRLPKKVTRSRSYIWVLGNAVEKAFMPLLDRFNQVEGLTVRMVALNSDYWGQSITVTGLLTGRDILIALQGQNLGDGILLPSVMLKQGEAVFLDDMSVEELEQKLSTKILIVEGIEGLIRKFNE; from the coding sequence ATGAGCGAGCTTTCTATCCGTCCAGCTTTAATCACCCGTGTATTATCAGGGTCGATCGCAGAAGAAATTGGGTTTGAAGCGGGCGATCGAGTTGTGTCGATCAACGGTGAAAAGCCCCGCGATTTGATTGATTATCAGTTTCTATGTGCAGACGAATTCATAGAACTCGAAGTGCTGGATCAGAAAGGCAAAACCCATCACATCGAGATCGAGAAAGATTACGATGAGGATCTGGGCTTAGAGTTCGACACAGCCTTGTTTGATGGCTTGATGCAGTGTACAAATCGCTGTCCATTCTGCTTTATTGACCAACAGCCCCCCGGAAAGCGGGAAAGTCTTTACTTCAAAGATGATGACTATCGACTGAGCTTTCTCTACGGAAGCTATCTCACCCTAACCAACCTGACTCAGCGCGAATGGAGTCGAATTGAGCGCATGAGGCTTTCGCCGCTCTATGTTTCGGTTCATGCGACGGAGCCAGAGGTGAGAATTCGCTTGCTCAAGAACCTCCGCGCAGGGCAAATCTTGGAGCAATTGCACTGGTTCCAAGAGCGGCTTTTACAGGTTCATGCTCAAGTTGTATTGTGTCCTGGAATTAATGACGGCGAACATCTCACCCGGACGATCGAAGATCTCGCCCAGTTTCATAAAGAAGAAATTCCGGCGGTGGCATCGATCGCGGTTGTCCCGGTCGGTTTAACTCGATTTCGCCCAACTGAAGATGAATTAATTCCCGTTTCACCAGAGAAGGCGCGAGAGGTGATCGCCCAAGTTCAAGCACTGCAAGCCCGATTTCGGAAAGAATACGGAGCGACGATCGTTTGGTTAGCCGACGAGTGGTTTTTGATCGCGGGAATGGACTTACCGCCTGAAGCAGACTACGGAGACTATCCGCAGATTGGAAACGGAGTCGGTTCCATTCGTCTGTTTTTAAAAGAATTTGAGACGGCAGCAAAACGATTGCCAAAGAAAGTTACACGTAGTCGAAGTTATATTTGGGTTCTGGGAAATGCAGTTGAGAAAGCCTTTATGCCACTGCTCGATCGCTTCAATCAAGTCGAAGGCTTAACCGTTCGCATGGTTGCCCTCAACAGCGATTACTGGGGGCAAAGCATTACTGTAACCGGATTGCTCACGGGTCGAGACATCTTGATTGCGCTTCAGGGGCAGAATTTAGGCGATGGCATTCTGTTGCCGTCTGTGATGCTCAAGCAGGGTGAGGCTGTATTTCTCGACGATATGAGCGTCGAAGAACTTGAGCAAAAGTTAAGCACGAAGATCTTGATCGTTGAAGGAATCGAAGGTTTGATCAGAAAATTTAATGAATAA
- a CDS encoding sorbosone dehydrogenase family protein has protein sequence MLLAIAALSACTTQPSETGSEPRPAQASSTPSRTIRTEVLEPQPLRVNLAQLPPPSQPDRASKPPSVVPVPDNPVLRVPAGFTVNVFAEGLDRPRWLALTPNGEVLVTETRQNRIMLLQHRDGAVFSRRPFATAENGLNLPLGMTFAGDSFFVGNTDAVLRFPYVNNQISGRGEKITELPGQGYNQHWTRNVVASPDGQKLYVSVGSRSNADEEPLPRASIQVMNLDGSDRQTFAAGLRNPVGLDFNPQTGTLFATVNERDNLGDGLVPDYLTQVEAGAFYGWPYAYLSPDRLDPRHLKADGKSTRPDLAAKTRTPDVLFEAHSAALGLRFYTGNTFPEKYRNGAFVAFRGSWNRSQGTGYKIVFVPFSEGRPQGQYEDFLTGFLLDPKIPTTWGRPVGLLVLNDGSLLFTDEANNRIYRVQYTGQ, from the coding sequence ATGCTGCTGGCGATCGCAGCATTAAGTGCCTGCACAACGCAACCTTCTGAAACGGGAAGCGAGCCTCGACCCGCACAGGCTTCTTCTACCCCAAGCCGCACAATTCGCACAGAAGTGCTTGAACCGCAGCCGCTCCGAGTGAATTTGGCGCAACTTCCACCGCCGAGTCAGCCAGATAGAGCTTCAAAGCCTCCATCTGTCGTGCCCGTTCCAGACAATCCGGTGCTGCGGGTTCCGGCAGGATTCACGGTCAATGTCTTTGCCGAAGGACTCGATCGACCGCGCTGGCTAGCACTTACTCCGAACGGCGAGGTCTTGGTGACTGAAACTCGCCAAAACCGGATTATGCTGCTTCAGCACCGAGATGGTGCTGTGTTTAGCCGTAGACCCTTTGCCACCGCCGAAAACGGATTAAATTTACCGCTTGGAATGACGTTTGCAGGTGATTCGTTTTTTGTCGGCAACACTGACGCAGTTCTACGGTTTCCCTACGTAAATAATCAAATTTCAGGACGAGGCGAAAAAATTACAGAGCTTCCAGGACAAGGGTATAACCAGCACTGGACGAGAAATGTTGTAGCATCCCCTGACGGACAGAAGCTTTACGTTTCTGTCGGATCGCGATCAAATGCCGATGAAGAACCTTTACCCCGCGCCTCGATTCAGGTGATGAATTTAGACGGGAGCGATCGGCAGACCTTTGCCGCTGGGCTGAGAAATCCAGTTGGACTCGACTTCAACCCCCAAACTGGAACATTATTCGCCACGGTAAACGAACGTGACAACCTCGGAGATGGCTTAGTCCCCGATTATCTCACTCAGGTCGAAGCGGGCGCATTCTACGGCTGGCCCTACGCTTATCTCAGCCCCGATCGTCTAGATCCCCGTCACCTGAAAGCCGATGGTAAGAGCACTCGTCCTGATCTCGCGGCAAAGACTCGCACTCCTGATGTTTTATTTGAGGCGCATTCTGCTGCATTAGGACTGCGCTTTTATACAGGCAATACCTTTCCAGAAAAGTATCGCAACGGTGCGTTTGTCGCCTTCCGAGGATCGTGGAATCGTTCACAAGGAACCGGGTATAAAATCGTGTTCGTGCCGTTTAGCGAGGGTCGGCCTCAAGGGCAGTACGAAGACTTTCTCACTGGATTTCTACTTGATCCAAAAATCCCAACGACTTGGGGTAGGCCGGTTGGATTGCTCGTTCTAAATGATGGCAGTCTTTTATTTACCGACGAAGCAAACAATCGAATTTATCGGGTTCAGTATACAGGACAATAA
- a CDS encoding D-alanyl-D-alanine carboxypeptidase family protein, with translation MSNASQPGKSQQDPPSFDDIPIAERETVVELAKPKSQLLPWLWGLGGFGTIALLSGGGWFAYQAAQTRSNPTVAASPSPAASLSPQSADERLLNHFAYPEAPKSELEPISADGAMKMRSPAARAFREMAAAASAEEVILNPISAFRSISAQQQIYFEIKAERSQTLQERALVSAPPGYSEHHTGYAIDIGDGNVPATNLSPDFEKTPAFQWLSKNATRFNFELSFPKGNKQGVTYEPWHWRFVGDKASLETFYKSKEFQQQQASPSPSPSP, from the coding sequence TTGAGTAACGCCAGCCAACCGGGAAAGTCGCAGCAGGATCCGCCATCGTTTGACGATATCCCGATCGCGGAACGTGAAACGGTGGTTGAATTAGCTAAACCGAAATCTCAACTGCTTCCCTGGCTATGGGGGCTGGGGGGATTCGGTACGATCGCGCTGCTGTCTGGCGGCGGCTGGTTTGCGTATCAAGCTGCACAAACTCGCAGCAATCCCACTGTCGCAGCATCTCCTTCTCCGGCTGCTTCGCTCAGTCCCCAATCCGCAGATGAGCGCCTTCTCAATCATTTTGCCTATCCTGAAGCGCCAAAATCTGAGTTAGAACCCATCAGCGCCGATGGAGCCATGAAGATGCGGAGTCCTGCTGCAAGAGCGTTTCGAGAGATGGCGGCAGCAGCGAGTGCAGAAGAAGTCATTCTGAATCCGATTTCAGCATTTCGATCAATTAGCGCACAACAGCAAATTTATTTCGAGATCAAAGCAGAGCGATCGCAAACGCTACAGGAGCGGGCTTTAGTGAGCGCCCCACCCGGATACAGTGAACATCACACGGGTTATGCGATCGACATCGGGGATGGCAATGTTCCTGCCACGAATCTCAGTCCAGATTTTGAAAAAACGCCCGCGTTTCAGTGGCTCAGCAAGAATGCTACCCGATTTAACTTTGAGTTGTCTTTTCCCAAAGGAAACAAGCAGGGGGTAACTTATGAACCCTGGCATTGGCGGTTTGTCGGAGATAAAGCCAGTTTAGAAACCTTCTACAAATCGAAAGAGTTTCAGCAACAGCAAGCTTCCCCTTCTCCCAGTCCCTCACCATGA
- a CDS encoding undecaprenyl-diphosphate phosphatase, with protein sequence MMPVFLVANQVDGLFALFQGIVLGLVQGITEFLPISSTAHLIIFTDIFGWQNQWNKAAIDAIQFGSVIAVVIYFWKDIRAILSGALTAFKRKDWNREEWKILVGIAIGTIPALGVGFVLKKLNMLPESVMIIATMSIVMSLLLGLAEKIGTRKRGFDELEIKDGILVGLGQMIALLPGASRSGSTLTAALFLGLRRETAARFSFLLGIPTLAIATLVQAQDVLQEADKGLPLLVGVVSAFIFSYLSIAWLLKFLQRQSTWVFVWYRLALGITLLLAIATKVLKEV encoded by the coding sequence ATGATGCCAGTTTTTCTCGTCGCAAATCAGGTCGATGGTCTTTTTGCTTTGTTTCAAGGCATTGTGCTGGGCTTGGTTCAAGGCATTACAGAGTTTTTGCCAATTAGTAGTACCGCTCATTTGATTATTTTTACAGACATCTTCGGCTGGCAGAATCAATGGAATAAAGCCGCGATCGATGCGATTCAATTCGGCAGCGTGATTGCCGTAGTGATTTACTTCTGGAAAGATATCCGGGCAATTCTGTCAGGCGCATTGACGGCATTTAAGCGCAAAGACTGGAATCGCGAGGAATGGAAAATTTTGGTCGGTATTGCGATCGGCACAATTCCAGCACTGGGAGTGGGCTTTGTGCTGAAGAAATTAAATATGCTGCCAGAAAGCGTGATGATTATCGCCACGATGTCGATCGTCATGTCGCTTTTACTTGGATTGGCAGAGAAAATTGGAACTCGGAAACGCGGCTTTGATGAACTGGAGATTAAAGATGGAATTCTCGTAGGTTTAGGACAAATGATTGCTTTGCTGCCCGGAGCTTCGCGATCGGGTTCGACTTTAACCGCAGCGTTATTTCTTGGATTGCGTCGAGAGACCGCCGCACGATTTTCATTTTTACTAGGCATTCCAACGCTAGCAATTGCAACTCTCGTTCAAGCGCAAGACGTGCTACAAGAAGCCGATAAAGGTTTACCGCTGCTTGTGGGCGTTGTATCGGCGTTTATCTTTTCGTATTTATCGATCGCTTGGTTGTTGAAATTCCTTCAGCGTCAGAGTACCTGGGTCTTTGTTTGGTATCGTTTGGCGTTGGGTATTACGTTGTTGCTTGCGATCGCCACAAAGGTTTTGAAGGAAGTTTAG
- a CDS encoding sulfate ABC transporter substrate-binding protein has translation MKGWRFQTQWAKTAQRFQAFWTPRSLRKSVSLFVIGVSLSFAIAACGGGNDASTPAAGGNASPVSNSAKDVELTLVSYAIPKAAHDAIIPKFVEQWKREKGQNVTFKQSYGGSGSQTRAVIDGLEADITHLALAADTEKLVKAGLVNSGWEARVSNNGTVAKTVAAIVVRPGNPKNVKTFQDLTRDDVKWVTADPKTSGGARWNFLVLWNDALKRNNNDEAKAKEFVTQAYKNVAVLAKDARESTDAFAKQGQGDALIQYENEVILAKQKGEALDYVAPDVNISIDTPVAIVDKNVDKHGTREVAEAFAKFLFTPEAQAEFLKLGFRPLDSAAGTKADTAKLPPVTKLSSIQDFGGWSNVQTKFFEDGGVFDQTLAASKQ, from the coding sequence ATGAAGGGTTGGCGGTTCCAGACACAGTGGGCGAAGACTGCCCAAAGATTTCAAGCATTTTGGACACCTCGATCGCTACGCAAATCAGTCTCACTCTTTGTGATTGGGGTGAGCTTGAGCTTTGCGATCGCGGCTTGCGGGGGTGGCAATGATGCTTCAACGCCTGCTGCTGGAGGAAATGCCAGTCCGGTTTCCAATTCAGCAAAAGATGTTGAATTGACGCTAGTAAGCTACGCGATTCCGAAAGCGGCGCACGATGCAATTATTCCTAAATTTGTCGAGCAGTGGAAAAGAGAGAAAGGTCAAAACGTTACCTTTAAGCAAAGTTATGGGGGTTCTGGTTCTCAAACCCGCGCGGTGATCGACGGTTTAGAAGCCGACATTACGCATTTGGCGTTAGCCGCCGACACCGAGAAGCTGGTCAAAGCTGGACTGGTGAATTCAGGCTGGGAAGCCAGAGTGTCGAATAATGGCACGGTGGCGAAAACGGTAGCAGCGATCGTCGTGCGTCCCGGCAATCCCAAAAATGTTAAAACCTTCCAAGATTTGACCCGCGATGATGTGAAATGGGTCACGGCTGATCCGAAAACCTCAGGTGGCGCACGCTGGAATTTCCTAGTGTTGTGGAATGATGCCCTCAAACGCAACAATAATGATGAAGCGAAAGCGAAAGAGTTTGTGACTCAGGCCTACAAGAATGTGGCAGTGTTGGCGAAAGATGCTCGCGAATCAACTGACGCTTTTGCGAAACAAGGTCAAGGGGATGCGTTGATTCAGTATGAAAACGAAGTCATTCTGGCGAAGCAAAAGGGAGAAGCGCTCGATTATGTTGCGCCCGACGTGAATATCTCGATCGATACTCCGGTGGCTATCGTGGATAAAAACGTAGACAAGCATGGAACCCGCGAGGTGGCTGAAGCCTTTGCAAAGTTCTTGTTTACTCCCGAAGCCCAGGCTGAATTTCTCAAGCTCGGCTTCCGTCCGCTCGATAGTGCTGCTGGAACGAAAGCGGATACGGCAAAACTGCCTCCTGTAACGAAATTGTCATCCATTCAGGATTTTGGTGGCTGGAGCAACGTGCAGACGAAATTCTTTGAAGATGGCGGCGTATTTGATCAGACGCTCGCTGCCTCCAAACAATAG
- the cysT gene encoding sulfate ABC transporter permease subunit CysT, translating to MMVASSPTGSEKVPVWKMMVRSIVQAPWTWRIMIGYLAVMLFVPVTAMFLRASTVGVERFWQIATSPIALATYDITFTTSLIAALINGVFGTLIAWVLVRYDFPLKRFIDASVDLPFALPTAVAGLTLATVYSENGWIGSLLTPFGIKVAFTRLGVGVAMIFISLPFVIRTVQPVLAEMEKEIEEAAWSLGASDWQTFRYVILPPLLPAIITGVALGFSRAVGEYGSTVIIASNTPFKDLIAPVLIFQRLEQYDYAGATVIGIVLLFISLVMLLGLNLLQAWGRRYDTGSSTRRVGH from the coding sequence ATGATGGTTGCTTCCAGTCCTACAGGATCTGAGAAAGTCCCAGTTTGGAAAATGATGGTTCGATCGATTGTGCAAGCTCCATGGACGTGGCGCATCATGATCGGGTATCTCGCCGTGATGCTGTTTGTGCCTGTTACCGCAATGTTCTTAAGGGCATCGACGGTTGGCGTGGAGAGATTTTGGCAAATTGCAACCAGTCCGATCGCGCTTGCTACGTATGACATTACGTTTACAACTTCACTGATTGCAGCATTAATCAATGGTGTGTTTGGCACATTGATTGCTTGGGTGTTAGTTCGCTATGACTTTCCGCTCAAGCGATTTATTGATGCGTCGGTTGATTTACCGTTTGCGTTGCCCACTGCGGTAGCGGGGTTAACGTTAGCCACGGTTTACAGCGAGAATGGCTGGATCGGTTCGCTGCTTACACCCTTTGGAATCAAAGTCGCATTCACACGATTAGGAGTGGGAGTTGCGATGATCTTTATCTCATTACCGTTTGTGATTCGCACCGTGCAGCCTGTACTCGCTGAAATGGAAAAAGAAATCGAGGAAGCGGCTTGGAGCTTGGGCGCGTCAGATTGGCAAACGTTTCGGTATGTGATTCTGCCGCCGTTGTTGCCTGCAATCATAACGGGTGTGGCGCTAGGATTCTCGCGTGCAGTCGGTGAATATGGCTCAACGGTGATCATTGCTTCAAATACACCGTTTAAAGATCTAATTGCGCCTGTGTTAATTTTCCAGCGTCTTGAGCAATACGATTATGCGGGCGCAACTGTGATCGGAATTGTGTTGCTGTTTATTTCGTTAGTGATGCTGTTGGGCTTGAACCTCTTGCAAGCTTGGGGTCGTCGCTACGATACAGGTTCTTCAACTCGACGAGTAGGACATTAA
- the cysW gene encoding sulfate ABC transporter permease subunit CysW — MSTIVSSPRSKSGAKKKTEWVPIVLITIAIGFLALIIYIPAINVFYQAFRKGMGPFLANIRQPNFITAVRLTIALAAISVPLNTIFGLCAAWALARKQFRGRTLLLSIIDLPFAISPVVAGLMLVLLYGRNGWFGPALQAADIKIIFAFPGMVLATMFVSLPFVAREVIPVLEEIGPEQEEAASTLGASNWQTFWRVTLPSIRWGLLYGLILTNARAMGEFGAVSVVSGNLAGKTQSLPLFVEEEYKQYATESAYSAAVLLALLAVVTLVVKEIMQRKTRVQDEQE, encoded by the coding sequence ATGAGTACGATCGTTTCTTCGCCCCGCTCTAAATCAGGAGCGAAAAAGAAAACTGAGTGGGTGCCGATCGTGCTGATTACGATCGCGATCGGGTTTCTCGCTCTGATTATTTACATTCCTGCGATTAACGTTTTTTACCAAGCGTTTAGGAAGGGAATGGGGCCATTTCTGGCAAATATACGGCAGCCGAATTTTATTACTGCGGTGAGATTAACGATCGCACTGGCAGCCATCTCAGTCCCGCTGAATACCATTTTTGGACTGTGTGCAGCCTGGGCACTGGCGCGGAAACAGTTTCGCGGTCGTACACTGTTGCTTAGCATCATCGATTTGCCGTTTGCCATCTCGCCTGTGGTTGCTGGGTTAATGCTGGTGTTGCTGTATGGGCGAAATGGTTGGTTTGGACCTGCCCTGCAAGCGGCAGATATCAAGATTATCTTTGCGTTTCCGGGGATGGTGTTGGCGACGATGTTTGTGAGCTTGCCGTTTGTGGCGCGGGAAGTGATCCCGGTGCTAGAGGAAATTGGTCCAGAGCAAGAAGAAGCAGCAAGCACACTGGGAGCTAGTAACTGGCAGACTTTTTGGCGGGTCACATTACCCAGTATTCGTTGGGGATTGCTTTATGGGTTGATTTTGACCAACGCAAGGGCAATGGGCGAATTTGGTGCGGTGTCGGTTGTGTCTGGGAACTTAGCTGGAAAGACGCAGAGTTTGCCGTTGTTTGTGGAAGAAGAGTACAAGCAATATGCGACTGAATCAGCTTACTCGGCGGCGGTATTGTTGGCGCTGTTAGCAGTAGTAACGTTGGTGGTGAAGGAGATTATGCAGCGTAAAACGCGGGTTCAAGATGAGCAGGAATAG
- a CDS encoding ATP-dependent Zn protease yields the protein MNQTALNLVAIGIFGMTLSTLLSPLLHIPPAVPAIAAFSILGLATLDSFQLQGKFGSIALDWFASFSPEYRDRVLRHEAGHFLTAQQLEIPVVSYTLNAWEAFRQGRSGQGGVQFDTQELESELKQGKLSAQLIERYCTVWMAGIAAEQLAFGNSEGGTDDRQKFRQTLVKLGIPASELPQRERLSILRAKELLQNHQAAYDALVTALRERQSIEQCCRAIQNAD from the coding sequence ATGAATCAAACGGCTCTAAATCTCGTTGCCATTGGTATTTTTGGCATGACGCTTTCGACGTTGCTCAGTCCACTGCTGCACATTCCACCTGCGGTTCCCGCGATCGCAGCCTTCAGCATTTTGGGACTGGCGACGCTGGATTCGTTTCAATTGCAGGGGAAATTTGGCTCAATCGCGCTCGACTGGTTCGCCAGTTTTTCACCAGAATATCGCGATCGCGTTCTACGCCACGAAGCCGGACATTTTCTTACAGCGCAACAGCTTGAAATTCCGGTTGTGAGCTATACCTTGAACGCTTGGGAAGCCTTTCGACAAGGTCGATCCGGGCAAGGCGGCGTGCAGTTTGACACGCAAGAACTTGAATCGGAATTAAAGCAAGGCAAGCTGTCGGCTCAACTGATCGAGCGTTATTGTACGGTGTGGATGGCGGGAATTGCGGCAGAGCAGTTAGCCTTTGGAAATTCTGAGGGCGGGACGGACGATCGCCAAAAATTTCGTCAGACGTTAGTGAAGTTAGGCATTCCCGCTTCTGAGCTGCCCCAACGTGAGCGATTATCGATTCTCAGAGCCAAAGAGCTTTTGCAGAACCATCAAGCGGCTTACGATGCGCTTGTGACAGCACTGCGGGAAAGGCAATCGATCGAACAGTGCTGCCGCGCGATTCAAAACGCAGACTAG